The following proteins come from a genomic window of Lolium rigidum isolate FL_2022 unplaced genomic scaffold, APGP_CSIRO_Lrig_0.1 contig_25485_1, whole genome shotgun sequence:
- the LOC124680702 gene encoding extensin-like has protein sequence MVKQGWQSETMERKIHGGPLTLEMYHRFFADPWGARITIDHLNHILSMHGFVKLHRQHKGKIMEHLVGQVDLQPPRRSTLHTAARLAAANIVAAQAVADVAAIGWTECPIGSVAGFAGFGEDPPAPPEPMPPPADHVLSLAVRRARSKRTRGSAYARRAASKEARVKEEDLEEGEIWQPPPSPPPLWARSPTPPPPPPSPPRPQTVMPPPPSSTCTVQPKLEPILSSPPGFNSPPPPGIRSPPPPGFGSPQPPCRSRPTLALLPTPLRFVSPPPRCWSQPTLAPLPSAPSGFRAPPPPQLSWGLPLPTVRPPSGPGAPPAFTHHLQPAGPPPLWRPTVPPSYPAPCWGAPSVLPPQQTAWRWPLPPPRWAPPHMQQHQRPTPPWGCMRPSAPPGSTSAACRGAAV, from the exons ATGGTCAAGCAGGGGTGGCAATCGGAGACCATGGAGAGGAAGATACACGGAGGGCCCCTGACGCTGGAGATGTACCACCGCTTCTTCGCCGATCCCTGGGGCGCCCGCATCACCATCGACCACCTCAACCAC ATCCTCTCCATGCATGGCTTCGTCAAGCTCCACCGCCAACACAAG GGGAAAATCATGGAGCACCTGGTGGGGCAGGTGGACCTGCAGCCGCCGCGCCGCTCCACGCTCCACACCGCGGCCCGGCTCGCCGCCGCGAACATCGTCGCCGCGCAGGCCGTGGCCGACGTCGCCGCGATCGGCTGGACGGAGTGCCCCATCGGCTCCGTGGCAGGCTTCGCCGGCTTCGGGGAGgacccgccggcgccgccggagccCATGCCCCCGCCCGCCGACCACGTGCTCTCGCTGGCGGTGCGCCGCGCGCGGTCCAAGCGGACGCGCGGCTCTGCGTACGCGCGCCGTGCCGCGTCCAAGGAGGCGAGGGTCAAGGAGGAGGACCTGGAGGAGGGGGAGATTTGGCAGCCACCACCATCCCCTCCGCCGCTGTGGGCGCGGTCCccgactccgccgcctccgcctccgtcgCCCCCGCGGCCACAGACTGTaatgcctcctcctccttcgtcgACGTGCACAGTCCAGCCTAAGTTGGAGCCGATCCTCTCATCGCCACCAGGCTTCAACTCGCCACCACCACCTGGCATCCGCTCGCCGCCACCACCAGGATTCGGCTCGCCTCAGCCACCGTGCAGGAGCCGGCCTACATTGGCGCTGCTCCCCACCCCACTGCGCTTCGTCTCGCCGCCGCCACGGTGCTGGAGCCAGCCTACGTTGGCGCCGCTCCCTTCAGCACCATCAGGCTTCcgtgcgcctcctcctccgcagcTATCCTGGGGCTTGCCGTTGCCTACTGTGCGACCGCCGTCAGGCCCAGGAGCGCCGCCTGCGTTCACGCATCATCTTCAGCCTGCAGGACCGCCACCACTCTGGCGACCGACGGTGCCGCCGTCTTATCCGGCACCGTGCTGGGGCGCGCCCTCTGTGCTGCCACCACAGCAAACGGCCTGGCGCTGGCCGCTTCCACCGCCGCGCTGGGCACCGCCTCATATGCAGCAGCACCAGCGCCCGACGCCACCCTGGGGCTGCATGAGGCCGTCGGCACCTCCTGGCTCAACATCCGCCGCGTGTCGAGGAGCAGCAGTATAG